The Lycium barbarum isolate Lr01 chromosome 10, ASM1917538v2, whole genome shotgun sequence genome includes a region encoding these proteins:
- the LOC132614128 gene encoding protein GAST1, with product MEKKFSLVLILPLLIMILLVGTHAKIVTETPAPQPQPPKTSPMNGTTPGGLHPQECLPKCTYRCSKTQYRKPCMFFCQKCCAKCLCVPPGTYGNKQFCPCYNNWKTKRGGPKCP from the exons ATGGAGAAGAAGTTTAGCCTAGTGCTTATTCTCCCTCTTCTAATAATGATTCTTCTTGTCGGAACTCAT GCAAAAATTGTAACAGAGACTCCAGCACCTCAGCCTCAACCTCCTAAAACTTCACCAATG AATGGTACTACTCCTGGTGGTCTCCACCCTCAAG AATGTTTGCCAAAGTGCACATATAGATGCTCAAAGACACAATACAGGAAGCCATGCATGTTCTTCTGTCAAAAATGTTGTGCAAAGTGTCTTTGTGTTCCTCCCGGGACTTATGGGAACAAGCAATTCTGCCCTTGTTACAATAATTGGAAGACTAAGAGAGGAGGACCAAAATGCCCCTAA
- the LOC132613658 gene encoding zinc finger CCCH domain-containing protein 49-like produces MAHRLLRDAEADGWERSDFPIICESCLGDSPYVRMTKADYDKECKICTRPFTVFRWRPGRDARYKKSEICQTCSKLKNVCQVCLLDLEYGLPVQVRDTALSINSNDSIPKSDVNREYFAEEHDRRARAGIDYESSYGKVRANDTILKLQRTTPYYKRNRAHVCSFYIRGQCTRGLECPYRHEMPETGELSQQNIKDRYYGVNDPVAMKLLNKAGEMPSLEPPDDESIRTLYVGGVDARVSEQDLKDQFYAHGEIESVKMVLQRGCAFVTYTTREGAEKAAEELANKLVIKGLRLKLLWGRPQAPKAEIEMSDEARQQVTHSGLLPRAVISQQQNQLPPPPGTQEQPPQPMQYFNIPPMPQQERAYYPSMDPQRMGAVVPSQEGASSSASGSGPENKSGSEKQPQGQHYAYPPAPPPQGQFYPPYYPPPPYGYMPPPPPPHYQQYPPPYQATRPPPPPSAGDQAAYQQKPQPAVAAAQPP; encoded by the exons ATGGCGCATAGGTTGCTTCGAGATGCAGAAGCAGATGGATGGGAACGATCTGATTTCCCCATTATTTGTGAGTCTTGTCTTGGTGATAGTCCCTATGTTAGAATG ACGAAAGCAGATTATGACAAGGAGTGCAAGATATGCACACGACCCTTCACAGTGTTCAGATGGAGGCCTGGTCGGGATGCAAGATACAAAAAATCTGAGATCTGTCAGACCTGCAGCAAGTTGAAGAATGTTTGTCAAGTTTGTCTTTTGGATCTTGAGTATGGTTTGCCAGTTCAGGTCCGGGACACTGCTCTCAGTATCAATTCTAATGATTCAATTCCCAAGAGTGACGTTAATAGAGAATATTTTGCCGAGGAGCATGACCGCAGG GCAAGGGCAGGGATTGATTATGAATCTTCATATGGGAAAGTCCGTGCAAATGACACTATTTTGAAGCTCCAAAGAACAACTCCATACTACAAGAGAAATCGGGCACATGTTTGCAGTTTCTATATACGTGGTCAATGCACAAGAGGTTTGGAGTGCCCTTACAGGCATGAGATGCCTGAGACCGGGGAGTTGTCACAGCAAAACATTAAGGACCGTTACTATGG AGTTAATGATCCTGTGGCTATGAAGCTACTTAATAAGGCAGGTGAAATGCCTTCATTAGAGCCCCCTGATGACGAGAGCATTAGAACCCTCTATGTGGGTGGTGTTGATGCAAGAGTCAGTGAGCAGGACCTAAAGGACCAGTTTTACGCACATGGAGAAATCGAGTCTGTTAAAATGGTGTTGCAGCGTGGTTGTGCTTTTGTAACCTACACTACAAGAGAAGGTGCAGAGAAAGCGGCTGAGGAACTAGCAAACAAGCTAGTGATAAAGGGCTTGAGACTGAAGCTGCTCTGGGGGAGACCACAAGCTCCTAAAGCAGAGATCGAGATGTCTGATGAAGCAAGACAGCAAGTGACTCATAGTGGATTGTTGCCCAGAGCTGTCATATCACAACAGCAGAATCAGCTTCCTCCACCCCCAGGCACTCAGGAACAACCCCCACAACCAATGCAATACTTCAACATTCCGCCAATGCCTCAGCAGGAAAGAGCATATTATCCGTCAATGGATCCTCAAAGGATGGGTGCCGTTGTTCCATCTCAGGAGGGAGCTTCTAGTTCAGCTTCAGGGTCGGGGCCTGAAAACAAGAGTGGTTCTGAAAAACAGCCACAAGGACAGCATTATGCATATCCACCGGCACCTCCACCTCAAGGTCAATTTTACCCGCCTTACTATCCGCCACCACCCTATGGGTATATGCCACCACCACCGCCTCCACATTATCAGCAGTATCCCCCGCCTTATCAAGCTACGAGACCACCTCCCCCACCTTCTGCCGGTGACCAAGCTGCTTATCAGCAGAAGCCTCAACCAGCAGTAGCAGCAGCACAACCACCTTAA